The following proteins come from a genomic window of Heyndrickxia acidicola:
- the bcp gene encoding thioredoxin-dependent thiol peroxidase — translation MTSIQIGKQAPDFELHASNGETVKLSDYTGKKHVVLYFYPKDMTPGCTTEACDFRDQHERFSELDAVILGVSPDPLERHGKFIEKHGLPFLLLADEEHKASEAYGVWKLKKNFGKEYMGVERSTFIINREGELVKEWRKVKVDGHVEEALQFIKENLSEK, via the coding sequence ATGACTTCAATACAAATTGGCAAGCAGGCACCAGATTTTGAATTGCATGCAAGCAATGGGGAAACAGTGAAGCTGTCTGACTATACAGGCAAAAAACACGTAGTTCTTTATTTTTACCCGAAGGATATGACGCCTGGGTGTACAACTGAAGCCTGCGATTTTCGGGATCAGCATGAGCGGTTTTCAGAATTGGATGCCGTCATTTTGGGGGTAAGCCCAGATCCTCTTGAACGGCACGGAAAATTTATTGAAAAGCATGGTCTGCCATTTTTACTTTTAGCAGATGAAGAGCATAAAGCTTCTGAAGCGTATGGTGTATGGAAACTTAAAAAGAATTTCGGCAAAGAATACATGGGAGTTGAACGATCCACCTTTATTATTAATCGTGAAGGCGAGCTTGTGAAGGAGTGGAGAAAAGTAAAAGTGGATGGCCATGTAGAAGAGGCACTTCAGTTCATAAAAGAGAACCTTTCTGAAAAATAA
- a CDS encoding potassium channel family protein: MVYGLMLCVILCIAMSIRTLFMPAKLRYKLFSFENFLFLAFTYSIIMMGFGLLYMLCEVKGMPIITEHNAPLEGNFPSKFGTCLYLSAMTLFSVGFGDIIPHGFGRFLVVLEALLGYTLPAAFVVKSMFGYEESPVSKKQ, encoded by the coding sequence ATGGTGTATGGTTTGATGTTGTGTGTCATTCTTTGTATTGCAATGAGCATTCGAACTTTATTTATGCCTGCTAAGCTTAGGTACAAGCTTTTCTCATTCGAAAATTTTCTTTTTCTTGCTTTTACTTACAGCATCATTATGATGGGCTTCGGCCTGTTATACATGCTTTGTGAAGTAAAAGGTATGCCGATTATTACGGAGCATAATGCGCCATTGGAAGGCAATTTTCCAAGCAAATTCGGCACCTGTCTTTATTTGAGTGCTATGACACTTTTCTCAGTAGGATTTGGCGATATTATCCCGCATGGGTTTGGGAGATTCCTTGTAGTGCTGGAGGCATTGCTCGGATACACTTTGCCAGCGGCCTTTGTGGTTAAATCCATGTTTGGTTATGAGGAAAGCCCAGTTAGTAAAAAGCAATAA
- a CDS encoding glutamate-1-semialdehyde 2,1-aminomutase translates to MNFSQSELLHNEAQKHIVGGVNSPSRSYKAVGGGSPVAMKRAKGAYFWDVDDNRYIDYLAAYGPIITGHAHPHITEAIKEAAENGVLYGTPTPFEVKFAEMLKEAIPGMDKVRFVNSGTEAVMTTIRVARAYTGRDKIIKFEGCYHGHSDLVLVAAGSGPSTLGTPDSAGVPKSIAKEVITVPFNDIKPFKEALEKWGHEVAAVLVEPIVGNFGIVEPNPGFLEEVNALTHQAGALVIYDEVITAFRFMYGGAQDLLSITPDLTALGKIIGGGLPIGAYGGKKEIMEQVAPLGPAYQAGTMAGNPASILSGIACLEVLKEEGIYEKLDRLGAMLEEGIRAAAAKHNVTITLNRLKGALTIYFTDEKVENYKQAEASNGEIFARFFKLMLHQGINLAPSKYEAWFITTAHTVEDIKETLQAVDHAFSQL, encoded by the coding sequence ATGAATTTTTCGCAATCTGAACTTTTACATAATGAAGCACAAAAACACATTGTAGGAGGCGTCAACAGCCCTTCCCGTTCCTACAAGGCAGTTGGCGGCGGTTCTCCGGTTGCCATGAAGCGCGCAAAAGGCGCTTATTTCTGGGATGTGGATGATAACCGTTATATTGATTATCTTGCCGCTTACGGTCCCATCATAACAGGACACGCCCACCCGCATATTACTGAAGCCATTAAAGAAGCGGCTGAAAATGGCGTACTATACGGCACGCCGACTCCCTTCGAAGTAAAATTTGCAGAAATGCTGAAAGAAGCAATTCCAGGCATGGACAAAGTCCGTTTCGTTAACTCAGGCACTGAAGCCGTTATGACGACCATCCGTGTGGCAAGAGCTTATACTGGCCGAGATAAAATCATTAAATTCGAAGGCTGCTATCACGGACACTCAGACCTTGTGCTTGTAGCGGCAGGCTCCGGCCCATCTACTCTTGGGACTCCGGATTCAGCAGGGGTTCCAAAGAGCATCGCAAAAGAAGTAATCACGGTACCATTTAATGATATTAAACCTTTTAAAGAAGCTCTTGAAAAATGGGGGCATGAGGTTGCAGCTGTTCTGGTTGAACCGATTGTCGGCAATTTCGGGATTGTAGAGCCAAATCCGGGCTTTTTAGAAGAAGTGAATGCACTTACCCATCAGGCAGGAGCATTAGTCATTTATGATGAGGTCATTACTGCGTTTCGTTTCATGTATGGCGGTGCTCAAGACCTGCTTAGTATTACACCTGACTTAACTGCATTAGGAAAAATTATCGGGGGCGGCCTTCCGATTGGCGCTTATGGCGGGAAAAAAGAAATCATGGAGCAAGTTGCCCCGCTTGGACCTGCATACCAAGCAGGAACCATGGCGGGTAATCCAGCGTCCATCCTCTCTGGTATTGCATGCCTTGAGGTGCTGAAGGAAGAAGGAATTTACGAAAAGCTTGACCGACTTGGCGCTATGCTTGAAGAAGGCATCAGAGCTGCTGCTGCTAAGCATAATGTGACCATTACCCTTAACCGTTTAAAGGGTGCTTTGACCATTTATTTTACAGACGAAAAAGTAGAAAATTACAAGCAGGCGGAAGCTTCAAACGGTGAAATTTTTGCACGGTTTTTTAAATTGATGCTGCATCAGGGAATTAACCTTGCCCCGTCTAAATATGAGGCCTGGTTTATCACAACCGCCCATACGGTAGAAGATATTAAAGAAACGCTTCAGGCTGTCGATCATGCGTTTTCACAGCTATAA
- a CDS encoding FUSC family protein, with translation MKLGARIIKTGIAITLALFLAQLLHLPSPMFAGIAATFAIKPTIYRSYLSIVEQIQGNVIGAVIAVVLVIFFSNHFLIVGLGAILTIIIMLKLRLENTIGLGLVTMIAIMESPGQHFLQFAGIRFSTLLLGILSSFIVNLVFMPPKYENKLYLRISNMTEDVLKWMRLTSRQESDYHLLKNDIKKFKERLNKVNEFYTLYNEERGYFQRVNKDKKRKLVIYKQMVFVLQLSFSILKMLHRFENDLCQMSENMKYLLQERVDSLSNEHEKLLLMFLGKVRPLTETESNLEMSQSEDLMNLFISEIKEHHIQDQVQTYHLMRLLSTIVEYQDELRHLEILIDSFQTYHHGKNEVEIQEGMDE, from the coding sequence ATGAAGCTTGGCGCCCGCATTATAAAAACGGGGATAGCAATAACATTAGCTTTATTTTTAGCCCAGCTGCTCCATTTACCTTCTCCTATGTTTGCTGGTATTGCTGCAACCTTTGCCATAAAGCCCACTATCTATCGCTCTTATCTGTCCATTGTTGAACAGATACAGGGAAATGTGATTGGGGCTGTTATTGCCGTTGTCCTGGTAATATTTTTTAGCAATCACTTTTTAATCGTTGGTCTTGGAGCCATTTTGACGATCATTATTATGTTAAAGCTTAGGCTGGAAAACACAATTGGCTTGGGACTCGTTACCATGATTGCCATTATGGAATCACCCGGCCAGCATTTCCTGCAGTTTGCCGGAATACGCTTTTCGACGCTATTATTAGGAATTCTTTCTTCTTTTATCGTTAATCTCGTGTTCATGCCACCAAAGTACGAAAATAAGTTATATTTACGAATTTCCAATATGACAGAAGACGTTCTGAAATGGATGCGTTTGACCTCCCGACAGGAATCGGATTACCATTTATTAAAAAATGATATTAAGAAATTTAAAGAGCGCTTAAACAAAGTAAATGAATTTTATACTCTTTATAACGAGGAACGGGGTTATTTCCAAAGAGTAAATAAAGACAAAAAACGAAAGCTTGTTATATACAAACAAATGGTATTTGTATTGCAGCTGAGCTTCAGCATTTTAAAAATGCTGCACCGCTTTGAAAACGATCTGTGCCAGATGTCTGAAAACATGAAGTATCTCCTACAGGAACGTGTAGATTCTCTTTCAAATGAGCATGAAAAGCTTTTGCTCATGTTTTTGGGAAAAGTTCGGCCTTTGACTGAAACCGAGTCAAATTTAGAGATGAGCCAAAGTGAGGATTTGATGAATCTTTTTATTTCTGAGATTAAAGAGCATCATATACAGGATCAGGTACAGACATACCATCTGATGAGACTGCTATCCACCATCGTGGAATACCAGGATGAACTTAGACATTTGGAAATCCTCATTGACAGCTTCCAAACCTACCATCACGGAAAAAACGAAGTGGAGATACAAGAAGGAATGGATGAGTAA
- a CDS encoding CBO0543 family protein: protein MLYYNQWTLNSKPLGIFLKILPFAIPEVIIETIAERKSNLITWKKGWTWYHSFTSLAIKFLLCRLVIAVIRKINNKTLSIS, encoded by the coding sequence TTGCTTTATTACAATCAATGGACACTTAACAGCAAGCCGTTGGGGATATTCCTCAAAATACTCCCTTTCGCAATTCCGGAAGTGATTATTGAAACGATTGCCGAACGAAAGTCGAATCTAATCACATGGAAAAAGGGCTGGACTTGGTACCACTCGTTTACGAGCCTGGCTATTAAGTTTTTGCTTTGCCGGCTTGTAATCGCCGTTATTCGAAAAATAAATAATAAAACTCTCTCTATTTCTTAG
- a CDS encoding ABC transporter ATP-binding protein produces the protein MGSMRRYLQFVRPFRIQIIGTIIIGIIKFGIPLLIPQLIKYVIDDIINNHHMTIAEKSSKLVLVMTVMLVIFIVVRPPVEYYRQYYAQWTSSKVLYNIRDSLFTHLQRLSFKFYANTRAGEVISRVINDVEQTKDFVITGLMNVWLDSITIIITIILMCRMDIRLTLISVIVFPLYGGSVKYFFGNLRKYTRDRSQALAEVQGFLHERVQGMPIIKSFAIEDHEQEQFALKNSNFLDKALTHTRWTAKSFAVVNTITDIAPLIIIFYAGYQVIHGHLSVGTLAAFIAYIDNLYSPLRRLVNSGTTLTQAFASMDRVFELIDEKYDIDDKPGAVECKHVKGELDFQHVSFSYDKEEDPVLKDVDLKVRAGETVALVGMSGGGKSSLVSLIPRFYDVTQGKIVLDGTDIRDFKVRSLRDKIGMVLQDNILFSESVRANIMLGRPGATEEEVIAAAKAANAHEFILNLPDGYDTQVGERGVKLSGGQKQRIAIARVFLKNPPILVLDEATSALDLESEHLIQEALEELAKDRTTFIVAHRLSTITHADRIILIEHGRIVEMGRHEELMGKQGSYFHLFQIQQLDV, from the coding sequence GTGGGAAGTATGAGAAGGTATTTGCAATTTGTAAGACCATTTAGAATTCAAATCATTGGAACGATCATTATTGGAATTATTAAATTTGGGATTCCATTATTGATTCCGCAGCTGATTAAGTATGTCATTGATGACATCATTAATAATCATCATATGACTATTGCAGAAAAGTCATCCAAGCTTGTATTGGTGATGACCGTTATGCTGGTTATTTTTATTGTTGTAAGGCCGCCGGTAGAGTACTATAGGCAATATTATGCACAGTGGACTTCAAGTAAAGTTCTTTATAATATCCGTGATAGTCTTTTTACTCATTTGCAAAGGCTGAGCTTTAAGTTTTATGCCAATACCCGTGCAGGTGAAGTGATTTCAAGGGTAATCAATGATGTGGAGCAGACAAAGGATTTTGTCATTACAGGATTAATGAACGTTTGGCTTGATTCTATTACCATTATCATTACGATCATCTTGATGTGCAGGATGGATATAAGATTAACGTTGATTTCTGTTATTGTTTTCCCATTGTACGGAGGATCCGTTAAATACTTTTTTGGAAATCTCCGTAAATATACAAGAGATCGGTCACAGGCTCTCGCAGAGGTTCAGGGTTTTCTGCATGAAAGGGTTCAGGGGATGCCGATTATAAAGAGTTTTGCAATTGAAGATCATGAACAGGAACAGTTTGCGTTAAAGAACAGCAACTTCCTGGATAAGGCACTTACGCATACCCGTTGGACAGCCAAATCGTTTGCTGTAGTAAATACGATTACAGATATTGCCCCGCTCATTATTATCTTTTATGCTGGATATCAGGTTATCCATGGGCATTTATCAGTCGGAACTTTGGCAGCTTTTATCGCTTATATTGATAATCTGTACAGTCCGCTGCGCCGTCTGGTTAATTCTGGTACAACCCTTACGCAGGCATTTGCTTCTATGGATCGTGTGTTTGAACTAATTGATGAAAAATACGATATTGATGATAAGCCTGGAGCAGTTGAATGTAAACATGTAAAAGGGGAGCTGGACTTTCAGCATGTAAGCTTTTCCTACGATAAAGAGGAGGATCCTGTTCTAAAGGACGTGGACTTAAAGGTTCGAGCGGGTGAAACTGTAGCATTGGTGGGTATGAGCGGAGGCGGAAAGTCTTCTCTGGTTAGTTTGATCCCCCGTTTTTATGATGTTACACAGGGGAAAATTGTATTAGATGGAACGGATATCCGTGATTTCAAGGTCAGAAGCCTAAGAGACAAAATCGGAATGGTTCTGCAGGATAACATCTTATTTAGTGAATCGGTAAGAGCGAATATTATGCTGGGAAGGCCAGGAGCCACAGAAGAAGAGGTAATTGCTGCTGCCAAAGCTGCAAATGCCCATGAATTTATTTTGAATCTCCCAGACGGCTATGATACACAGGTGGGTGAAAGGGGTGTTAAGCTTTCCGGGGGGCAAAAGCAGCGGATTGCTATAGCCAGGGTATTTTTAAAAAACCCTCCTATTCTGGTTCTTGATGAAGCTACATCGGCCCTTGATCTGGAAAGTGAGCATCTGATACAGGAGGCGCTAGAAGAACTGGCTAAGGACAGAACAACCTTTATCGTGGCCCACCGTCTATCGACTATAACGCATGCCGATCGTATCATTCTGATTGAGCATGGCAGAATTGTAGAAATGGGAAGGCATGAAGAGCTAATGGGAAAACAGGGAAGTTATTTTCATTTGTTCCAAATCCAGCAGCTGGATGTCTAG
- the ntdP gene encoding nucleoside tri-diphosphate phosphatase translates to MGIPVEGKKIQIHSYKHNGLIHRIWEETTVLKGSKSIVIGGNDRTLVTESDGRTWITREPAICYFHTDHWFNIIGMIREDGIYYYCNLGSPFVYDSEALKYIDYDLDIKVFPDMTYTLLDEDEYEYHRKQMGYPDVIDHILKRNVDNLVRWIRQRKGPFAPDFIDIWYERYLTYRQ, encoded by the coding sequence ATGGGGATTCCAGTTGAAGGTAAAAAAATACAAATACATAGTTATAAACATAATGGCCTGATACATCGTATATGGGAGGAGACTACCGTTTTAAAGGGGTCCAAGTCTATCGTTATCGGGGGAAACGACAGAACGCTTGTAACAGAGTCGGACGGAAGGACTTGGATAACAAGGGAGCCAGCCATCTGCTACTTCCATACGGATCACTGGTTCAATATCATTGGCATGATACGGGAAGATGGTATATATTATTATTGCAATCTTGGATCCCCATTTGTATATGACAGTGAGGCATTAAAATATATTGACTATGATTTGGATATCAAGGTTTTCCCTGATATGACCTATACCCTTTTGGATGAGGATGAATATGAGTATCATCGCAAACAAATGGGGTATCCTGATGTTATAGATCATATTTTAAAACGGAATGTTGACAACCTTGTCAGATGGATAAGGCAGCGAAAAGGCCCGTTTGCACCTGATTTTATTGATATCTGGTATGAGCGTTATTTAACTTATCGCCAATAG
- a CDS encoding YgaB family protein: MKAFNELVSDQMKTMEKLLYLQSEIERCQELEGELQELEESARLDSIKKEIILMKNELKEIQKTFEMQTDEVIRSYHKQKLFA, encoded by the coding sequence ATGAAAGCATTCAATGAGCTTGTCTCGGACCAAATGAAAACGATGGAAAAGCTTTTGTACTTGCAATCCGAGATTGAACGATGCCAAGAGCTTGAGGGAGAACTTCAGGAGCTGGAGGAATCCGCAAGGCTGGACAGCATTAAAAAGGAAATTATCTTAATGAAAAATGAACTAAAAGAAATACAAAAAACCTTTGAAATGCAGACGGATGAAGTGATCCGCTCCTATCATAAGCAAAAGCTATTCGCTTAA
- a CDS encoding gamma-type small acid-soluble spore protein: MAKEMGKTQAGTNVSKVKQQNAQSSQGAQGQYGTEFGSETNAQEVRQQNARSAQGQQKSQGQYGTEFGSETSVQKVKQQNQQAESRKSQNAGKFGQQ, translated from the coding sequence ATGGCAAAAGAAATGGGAAAAACTCAAGCAGGTACTAACGTATCAAAAGTAAAACAACAAAATGCACAATCTTCACAAGGCGCTCAAGGCCAATACGGAACTGAGTTCGGAAGTGAAACAAACGCTCAAGAAGTAAGACAGCAAAACGCTCGTTCTGCACAAGGCCAACAAAAATCTCAAGGCCAATACGGAACTGAGTTCGGAAGTGAAACTAGCGTTCAAAAAGTAAAACAACAAAACCAACAAGCTGAATCTCGCAAGTCTCAAAATGCTGGCAAATTCGGCCAACAATAA
- the fabL gene encoding enoyl-[acyl-carrier-protein] reductase FabL, which yields MTNKVALVTGSSRGVGKAIAIELAKEGYDLVINYARSKSAALETVEEIERIGRKALLVKANVGDVDKIKHMFEEIENTYGRLDVFISNAASGVLRPAMELEETHWNWTMNINSKALLFCAQEAAKLMEKGGGGKIVSLSSLGSIRVLENYTTVGVSKAAVEALTRYLAVELSPKNIVVNAVSGGALDTDALKHFPNREEMLEDARKNTPAGRMVEIDDMVKAVKFLISEDASMIRGQTIIVDGGRSLTL from the coding sequence ATGACAAACAAAGTGGCATTGGTAACGGGAAGCAGCCGTGGAGTAGGGAAAGCCATTGCAATTGAATTGGCTAAGGAAGGCTATGACCTAGTAATTAATTATGCCCGCAGTAAATCGGCAGCCCTTGAAACAGTGGAAGAAATTGAAAGGATTGGAAGAAAGGCGCTGCTGGTAAAAGCAAATGTAGGCGATGTCGATAAAATTAAACATATGTTTGAAGAAATTGAAAATACATACGGCAGGCTGGATGTGTTCATTTCGAATGCTGCATCAGGGGTTTTGCGCCCAGCAATGGAGCTTGAAGAAACACACTGGAATTGGACGATGAATATTAACAGTAAAGCGTTGTTATTCTGTGCACAGGAGGCAGCCAAGTTAATGGAAAAGGGCGGCGGAGGCAAGATTGTCAGCCTAAGCTCGCTGGGCTCAATCCGCGTCCTGGAAAATTATACGACAGTTGGCGTTTCCAAGGCAGCTGTAGAGGCATTAACCCGCTACCTTGCTGTTGAACTAAGTCCTAAAAATATAGTGGTAAACGCAGTTTCAGGAGGTGCCCTTGATACAGATGCTCTGAAGCATTTTCCTAATCGTGAGGAAATGTTGGAGGATGCAAGAAAAAATACACCAGCAGGACGTATGGTTGAAATTGATGACATGGTGAAGGCCGTGAAATTTTTAATATCGGAGGATGCATCAATGATCAGAGGGCAGACGATTATTGTGGACGGAGGAAGGTCGCTCACTCTCTAG
- a CDS encoding LysR family transcriptional regulator — MELRQLIYFIEVAKREHVTKAAEEMHIAQSAVSRQISLLEAELGVTLFYREGRNVQLTPIGKTFLEHAELVLLELDKAKKKVEEYLNPNAGVLKLGFSTGLSVQTFSMVFSQFKEMHPNLQFQLLQGTQGYLLKLMERGEVDIAFAAPVPQDEPLVKGDILFTEKILLLMPEHHPLAQQHSIRVGQLRSERFVTFRAGLPIRQFLDKACEQAGFEPAIAFEGEDMDTIKGLVSAGIGIAILPELALASHLPGGVVTAEISDAKFARSVGLITPNTRKLAPSEQLLYQFLKAFYDRLYRFQL, encoded by the coding sequence GTGGAATTACGCCAATTGATATACTTTATTGAGGTAGCAAAGCGTGAGCATGTAACGAAGGCTGCTGAAGAAATGCATATAGCACAATCGGCGGTGAGCAGGCAAATCTCTCTGCTCGAAGCAGAGCTGGGAGTCACGCTTTTTTACAGGGAAGGCAGAAATGTCCAATTAACGCCAATCGGCAAAACCTTTCTTGAACATGCGGAGCTGGTATTACTTGAGCTGGATAAAGCCAAGAAAAAAGTGGAGGAATATTTAAATCCTAATGCAGGAGTATTAAAGCTGGGATTTTCAACAGGTTTATCGGTTCAAACCTTTTCTATGGTATTTTCACAATTTAAGGAAATGCATCCTAATTTGCAATTTCAGCTGCTGCAAGGGACGCAAGGCTACCTGTTAAAGCTGATGGAACGGGGTGAAGTTGATATTGCCTTTGCAGCTCCTGTTCCCCAGGATGAGCCATTAGTAAAAGGGGATATTTTATTTACTGAAAAAATTCTGCTTTTAATGCCGGAACATCATCCTCTTGCACAGCAGCATTCTATCCGAGTTGGGCAGCTGCGTTCAGAACGCTTTGTGACTTTCCGAGCGGGTTTGCCCATTCGCCAATTTCTTGATAAAGCGTGTGAGCAGGCAGGATTTGAACCTGCCATTGCTTTTGAAGGAGAGGATATGGATACAATTAAAGGGTTGGTTTCAGCAGGAATCGGAATTGCTATTCTGCCAGAACTTGCGCTTGCCAGTCATTTGCCTGGAGGTGTTGTAACTGCTGAAATTAGTGATGCAAAATTTGCACGATCTGTAGGTCTCATTACCCCGAACACAAGAAAACTTGCCCCCTCCGAACAGCTCCTTTACCAATTCTTAAAAGCCTTTTATGACCGTCTATACAGATTTCAGCTTTAA